A region from the Oligoflexus sp. genome encodes:
- a CDS encoding ABC transporter substrate-binding protein — MPKQNLIAAFLLSLSLSSNAARATDLEVLHWWTSGSEAEALGELKKMLKNKTDYQWKDFSVVGGGGQNALKVLKSRVLAGKMPAAVQLKGPAIQEWGKYLTRMDSIANEEKWTSMIPASVAGGMQVEGHWTAVPVNVHRVNWVWMHAGLFKKLGATMPQSIDELFALAERAQKEGIRPFAHGGEPWQDMTAFEEILLASQGPEFFQQFAQLKPEALQSDKLKHTFDWMRRYSDLLPKNRKGMSWDKASKEVIEGKALMQFMGDWAKGEITMAGKTPGVDVLCLAMPGSGQAFIYNVDSFAFFDTQSDVTKKGQLKLASLILSREFQEPFNKKKGSIPARVDLDMKGFDSCAQASMETFRKGTLLPSIAHHMALPSKQVTAIQDLVSEHLNSRMTSEEAMRKLKAAINASR; from the coding sequence ATGCCCAAACAAAACCTGATCGCAGCCTTCTTGCTTTCCTTGTCACTCAGTTCGAATGCAGCCCGCGCCACGGATCTTGAGGTCCTGCATTGGTGGACCTCCGGCAGCGAAGCCGAGGCCTTGGGCGAGCTTAAGAAAATGCTCAAAAACAAGACAGATTATCAATGGAAGGATTTCTCTGTCGTCGGGGGCGGGGGGCAGAATGCGCTCAAGGTTTTGAAGTCCCGCGTGCTTGCCGGCAAGATGCCTGCCGCCGTACAGCTCAAAGGCCCTGCGATCCAGGAGTGGGGCAAATATTTGACCCGAATGGATTCCATAGCCAACGAGGAAAAGTGGACTTCGATGATACCGGCCTCGGTCGCAGGAGGCATGCAGGTCGAAGGCCACTGGACCGCCGTTCCTGTGAACGTTCACCGCGTGAACTGGGTCTGGATGCACGCCGGCCTTTTCAAAAAACTCGGTGCGACCATGCCGCAGTCCATTGATGAACTCTTTGCTCTGGCCGAACGCGCCCAGAAAGAAGGCATTCGGCCCTTCGCCCATGGTGGTGAGCCCTGGCAGGACATGACGGCCTTCGAGGAAATCCTTTTGGCCTCGCAAGGCCCGGAATTTTTCCAGCAGTTTGCGCAGCTGAAGCCTGAGGCTCTGCAGAGCGACAAACTCAAGCATACCTTTGATTGGATGCGCCGCTACAGCGATCTGCTTCCCAAAAATCGCAAGGGCATGAGCTGGGATAAGGCCAGCAAAGAGGTCATCGAGGGCAAAGCCCTCATGCAGTTCATGGGCGATTGGGCCAAGGGTGAAATCACGATGGCCGGCAAGACCCCAGGCGTAGACGTCCTCTGCCTCGCTATGCCTGGAAGCGGCCAAGCCTTTATCTATAATGTCGACAGCTTCGCCTTCTTCGATACGCAATCCGATGTGACCAAAAAAGGCCAACTGAAGCTGGCCAGCCTTATCCTCAGCCGCGAATTCCAGGAGCCCTTCAATAAAAAGAAGGGTTCGATTCCGGCCCGTGTGGATCTCGATATGAAAGGTTTTGACAGCTGCGCGCAGGCGTCCATGGAAACCTTCCGCAAAGGCACGCTGCTGCCGAGTATCGCCCACCACATGGCGCTGCCCTCCAAACAGGTCACAGCCATCCAGGATCTCGTTTCGGAGCATCTGAACAGTCGCATGACGAGCGAGGAAGCGATGCGGAAACTCAAAGCGGCCATCAACGCGAGTCGCTAG
- a CDS encoding 7TM diverse intracellular signaling domain-containing protein, with translation MTLLKVLALIPFFFSLTLLAAPQDIPTFTWEGQGAHAAGVYVRGDVYWQNVPCSEAEHTDNAKLRKFPLLKYKLLLGDKIKEHEGYYCWNMQLPEALVGQLVHISLIRVFGQGRLWINYEPIWSQSGHEPERIDFLYHVRSPLLKVEFALTCGESPMCGFRGTFKVRTELEGPQIEQRSRALDFFAFSGLAFCFIYHVAFSFLRRRYNAGFMIATMSFCLCLRILLTGQGQLHYYLGISEEYYWRLEIFIVNLLIPSTISMSRAIFPLDAPARIERWSWGLACFSLALLVLAKSALFLPLMLITYIIIMMTIVSFILTVRSGLRSKRSATVLFAIAATTITSSTFLEVLNTRVNIELIPGMHPMGFLLSSIIASVLFSKRISEAFTHAEVQELDIKEKTEKLTEDIALFDRRIEERTMSLRLLIESLPTGIILISKDASGLWKVNGSYSRFLTATLGISVSDWNSFLVFLSRLGSRLPYKSASELEAACVQILSSKAADFHALTGDQYTWTFEDAGRPAVELRLAWIPIRSQEDILGAYLFLFDVTSLTRIQRESLRLETELGALTELMSLNAADAGMLGEVWKNEDIAKLRELAQKKHLGLLTAILGKDEIASLELQSYRTTLDLLFQSYFKNREAQYDLKAFLLHPIWRDQLSPADYQRCLELLDRSASLQAS, from the coding sequence GCGAAGCTCAGAAAATTTCCCCTGCTGAAATATAAGCTCCTGCTCGGCGATAAAATCAAGGAGCACGAAGGTTACTACTGCTGGAATATGCAGCTGCCCGAAGCCCTGGTGGGGCAGCTGGTGCATATCAGTTTGATTCGCGTTTTCGGTCAGGGACGACTCTGGATTAATTATGAGCCGATCTGGAGTCAGTCCGGTCATGAACCGGAGCGCATCGACTTTCTGTATCATGTGCGCAGCCCTTTACTGAAGGTGGAATTCGCGTTGACCTGTGGAGAAAGCCCCATGTGCGGCTTCCGCGGGACGTTCAAGGTGCGCACCGAGCTGGAAGGACCCCAGATTGAACAGCGATCCCGGGCTTTGGACTTCTTTGCCTTTTCCGGTCTGGCCTTCTGCTTCATCTATCATGTCGCCTTTTCTTTTCTGCGCCGGCGCTACAATGCTGGCTTCATGATCGCGACCATGTCCTTCTGCCTTTGTCTCAGAATTCTTCTCACGGGACAGGGGCAGCTCCATTACTACCTGGGCATTTCTGAAGAATATTACTGGCGTCTTGAAATCTTTATCGTCAATCTCCTGATACCCTCGACCATCAGTATGTCACGAGCCATTTTCCCCTTGGATGCACCGGCCCGGATCGAAAGGTGGTCCTGGGGGCTGGCCTGCTTCTCCCTCGCTCTCCTGGTCCTCGCCAAGAGCGCCCTGTTCCTGCCTCTCATGCTGATTACCTATATCATTATTATGATGACGATCGTGTCATTCATTCTGACCGTTCGCAGCGGTCTGAGAAGCAAACGGTCAGCTACCGTGCTATTTGCCATCGCCGCTACCACCATCACGTCGTCCACGTTTTTGGAAGTCCTGAATACACGCGTGAACATCGAGTTGATTCCCGGCATGCACCCGATGGGTTTTTTGCTCAGCAGCATCATTGCTTCGGTTCTGTTTTCGAAGCGCATTTCGGAAGCCTTCACCCACGCCGAGGTCCAGGAGCTTGATATCAAGGAGAAGACGGAGAAGCTCACCGAGGACATCGCGCTCTTTGATCGTCGGATTGAGGAACGCACCATGAGCCTGAGGCTTCTGATCGAATCGCTGCCAACCGGCATCATTTTGATCAGCAAGGATGCCAGTGGCCTTTGGAAGGTGAACGGATCCTATTCGCGGTTCCTGACCGCGACGCTGGGAATCAGCGTCAGTGATTGGAACAGCTTTCTGGTCTTTCTTTCCAGGCTCGGATCCAGGCTTCCTTATAAGAGCGCCAGCGAACTCGAAGCCGCCTGCGTGCAGATCCTGTCCTCCAAGGCAGCGGACTTTCACGCTTTGACTGGCGATCAATACACCTGGACTTTCGAAGACGCGGGGCGGCCGGCGGTTGAGTTGCGGCTGGCCTGGATACCCATCCGCAGTCAGGAGGATATACTGGGGGCCTACCTCTTCCTCTTTGATGTGACGTCATTGACCAGAATTCAAAGGGAAAGCCTGCGCCTCGAAACTGAACTCGGGGCGCTTACGGAGCTGATGAGCCTGAACGCTGCGGATGCCGGGATGCTGGGCGAGGTTTGGAAGAACGAGGACATCGCAAAGCTCAGAGAGCTGGCGCAGAAGAAGCATCTTGGTCTTTTGACAGCCATCCTGGGCAAGGATGAGATCGCTTCGCTGGAGCTGCAGTCCTATCGGACGACGCTTGATCTTCTGTTTCAGTCTTATTTCAAAAACCGCGAGGCCCAGTACGATTTGAAAGCCTTCCTGCTGCATCCGATCTGGAGGGACCAGCTGTCCCCCGCTGATTATCAGCGCTGTCTTGAACTCCTGGACCGTTCCGCCTCGCTGCAGGCTTCGTGA
- a CDS encoding ATP-binding protein, translating into MQILGRGLLILSALFQAPVVAASGLVLHRTVQVEQGELKLELPPDEVQVLQGAWRFTEQPVTSMDAARFRELPLRNPLTGDFFYTMFSDLPERGHFILALGAEQPMSFSVMLGGLVAQGELTLVTADGPRTVYRPPSELIPADGRGRLQIPHPTFVVLLPAGVSYLVYSYEQAPVRKGQEWVSNAGLVGPFQFGSAHKIRQRFQFHELFLKIPMGVFACLFVYSLLIYKSRHREDEESLILAFINGLTFFREVLTQTVVLNYIPSSASLQVVHAFGTALPLLVTALAIHYLHFKYPSRWLAFLRAVVTLNFCVIAVNNILMPFPNPWLDTSFLTMNCYVLNAILFFIFFIPYMVWISFRTRNKEITNFSIGVLFMAAGTLSDFINSLGNHGWPWLAMWGGMVLSVVLAKNNSRMFAKAFDTAKQLNAALTAKNHEIEALNQSLEQKVSQRTAEMRALLEYIPQGVLSIGAGGAVEANYSAHLPDVLEQKAIAGASFRTLFLDHLELGFDDKDQVWQAIIGSVGENSLTFELNSDKFPSEVGYCFQGQLKILKLTWNIECDAQQEVLRILVTMLDVTLEITTRRELEEKNTDLSIIRQLLEAGVRKCVQFFSSCDQLLRESELLIQADRVDGEALKIVFVNIHTIKGAARTLQFKALSAVLHAAESGYAQAIRIAQTPDSQALAADLRRVRAMFDRYLHVNREVLGRDSGLTKVPLDRDFLEEHHALLQNLAQRPGVPADLKPSLQRSRDTLAQAVFVSLRAALDDILGQVATIARDLQKEAPRLQLEVDDILINHRQENVLKNCFLHLLRNSLDHGIEEAPEREAQGKARQATLFVKAWRVEEQLVIEYWDDGRGLALPRLKERALTLGLLTPSAPALEIANTVFHEGVSTAQSLSQISGRGIGMSAVKRFLETEQGNIEIMLPDQIRGDQVFVRFRFRMSMTIHPSMASGMDEQVA; encoded by the coding sequence ATGCAGATCCTTGGTCGAGGGCTTCTGATCCTGTCCGCACTTTTTCAGGCTCCGGTCGTGGCGGCCAGTGGGTTGGTGCTGCATCGGACCGTTCAAGTGGAGCAGGGCGAACTCAAACTGGAGTTGCCGCCGGACGAGGTTCAGGTCCTTCAGGGCGCGTGGCGTTTTACCGAGCAGCCGGTGACGAGCATGGACGCCGCACGTTTTCGCGAGCTGCCGCTGCGCAATCCGCTGACGGGTGATTTCTTTTACACTATGTTTTCCGATCTGCCGGAGCGTGGCCATTTTATTCTGGCTCTTGGGGCTGAGCAGCCCATGAGTTTCAGTGTGATGCTGGGTGGCCTCGTGGCTCAAGGCGAGCTTACGCTTGTGACCGCCGACGGACCACGAACTGTGTATCGTCCGCCTTCGGAACTCATTCCTGCGGATGGAAGAGGACGGTTACAGATCCCGCATCCGACCTTTGTCGTGCTTTTGCCGGCTGGAGTTTCCTATCTGGTTTATTCCTATGAGCAGGCGCCCGTACGCAAAGGTCAGGAATGGGTGAGCAACGCCGGCCTGGTCGGCCCCTTCCAATTCGGGAGCGCGCATAAGATCCGGCAGAGATTTCAGTTTCACGAGCTGTTTTTGAAGATTCCCATGGGGGTCTTCGCCTGCCTGTTCGTCTACAGCCTTCTGATCTATAAATCCCGCCATCGCGAGGACGAGGAGTCCTTGATCCTGGCCTTCATCAATGGTTTGACGTTCTTTCGTGAGGTTCTGACCCAGACCGTGGTCTTGAACTACATACCCAGCAGCGCCAGCCTTCAGGTCGTGCATGCGTTCGGGACGGCTCTGCCCCTCCTGGTGACGGCTTTGGCCATCCACTATCTGCACTTCAAATACCCATCGCGCTGGCTGGCTTTCCTGCGTGCCGTGGTCACTCTGAATTTTTGCGTCATCGCCGTGAATAACATCCTGATGCCATTTCCGAATCCCTGGCTTGATACATCCTTCCTCACGATGAACTGCTACGTCTTGAATGCCATCCTATTCTTCATATTCTTCATTCCCTACATGGTGTGGATTTCCTTTCGAACCAGGAACAAGGAAATCACCAATTTTTCGATTGGCGTCCTCTTCATGGCTGCCGGCACGCTCAGCGACTTCATCAATTCCCTTGGGAATCATGGCTGGCCATGGCTGGCCATGTGGGGCGGCATGGTGCTTTCGGTGGTTCTTGCGAAAAACAATTCACGCATGTTCGCGAAGGCCTTTGATACGGCGAAGCAGCTCAATGCGGCCCTGACAGCCAAGAATCATGAGATCGAGGCGCTCAATCAAAGCCTGGAGCAAAAGGTGAGTCAGCGGACTGCGGAAATGAGGGCGCTTTTGGAATACATTCCCCAGGGCGTACTTTCCATTGGCGCTGGCGGCGCGGTGGAGGCGAATTATTCGGCTCACCTTCCGGATGTCCTGGAGCAGAAGGCGATCGCCGGGGCGAGTTTTCGCACTCTGTTCCTTGATCATCTGGAGCTCGGGTTCGATGATAAAGACCAGGTCTGGCAGGCGATCATCGGATCCGTGGGCGAGAATTCGCTCACCTTTGAATTGAACAGTGATAAGTTTCCATCCGAAGTTGGCTATTGCTTCCAGGGGCAGCTCAAGATTTTGAAGTTGACCTGGAATATCGAATGCGATGCGCAGCAGGAGGTGCTGCGTATTCTCGTGACGATGCTCGATGTCACCCTTGAGATCACGACAAGGCGGGAACTGGAAGAAAAAAACACGGACCTCAGCATCATTCGTCAGCTTCTGGAAGCGGGCGTGCGGAAGTGCGTCCAGTTCTTCAGTTCCTGCGATCAGCTGCTGCGGGAAAGCGAGCTTTTGATCCAGGCGGATCGAGTGGACGGCGAAGCTTTGAAAATAGTTTTCGTCAACATCCACACGATCAAGGGAGCGGCCCGGACGCTGCAATTCAAAGCCCTCTCCGCTGTGCTGCATGCCGCTGAATCAGGCTATGCGCAAGCGATTCGAATCGCTCAAACCCCGGACTCCCAGGCTTTGGCTGCGGATCTGCGCCGGGTAAGGGCGATGTTCGATCGTTACCTTCATGTGAATCGCGAGGTGCTTGGGCGTGACAGTGGCTTGACGAAAGTGCCCTTGGATCGGGATTTCCTTGAGGAGCACCATGCCCTCTTGCAGAATCTCGCGCAGCGGCCTGGGGTGCCGGCTGACCTTAAGCCCTCGCTTCAGCGGAGCCGGGACACGCTGGCTCAGGCTGTTTTTGTCTCCCTGCGAGCGGCTCTGGATGATATCCTGGGCCAGGTGGCAACGATTGCGCGGGATCTGCAAAAGGAAGCGCCGAGGCTTCAGCTTGAGGTCGACGACATCCTTATCAATCATCGACAGGAGAATGTTCTGAAGAACTGTTTCCTGCATCTGCTCCGCAATTCCCTGGACCATGGCATTGAAGAGGCCCCGGAACGCGAGGCTCAGGGAAAGGCGCGGCAGGCGACTCTTTTCGTGAAGGCCTGGCGCGTCGAAGAACAGCTTGTCATTGAATATTGGGATGATGGGCGAGGCCTGGCGCTGCCGCGCTTGAAAGAAAGAGCGCTCACACTCGGCCTGCTGACGCCTTCCGCGCCCGCCCTTGAAATTGCGAACACAGTGTTTCATGAAGGCGTCTCGACCGCCCAAAGCCTTTCTCAAATTTCCGGCCGTGGGATTGGTATGAGCGCTGTGAAGCGGTTCCTGGAAACAGAACAAGGGAATATCGAAATCATGCTGCCCGACCAGATTCGGGGTGATCAGGTGTTCGTGCGCTTCCGGTTCCGCATGAGTATGACGATTCACCCATCCATGGCGAGCGGCATGGATGAGCAGGTCGCCTGA